The following DNA comes from bacterium.
AAAAAATTTACTTTTTTGGGCTGGTATTACGCTTTTGTCGGAATGTCAGATAGCAAATCTTATGTTTTTTTGGCTGAAAATTTAAGTTTTACAAAACAAAAACTGGACGAAAGCGAATATGGTATGAAAGTGAAAAAAATAAAAATTTCCGATGTGGAAAATTTAATAAGAAAAGGAAAAATCCGGGGCGAGCATAGTATAAATAGTTTTTATATTTATAAGCTAAAAAATAAAAAATAAGCCGAATGGTTTCGGCTTATAGATTTTTTACCATATATTCATCTTTTAGTCTATAACTCAATTTTCTGTAATAATCGCGCACTCCAATTCCGGAGATGACCGCGATTTTTTTTATGCCAAATTCTTCGCGCACGATCCGTTCGGCTTCGGCGATCAATTGTTTGCCCAATCCGATATGTTGAGCGTTCCTTGTGCCTTTTTCCGCGATTGGCACAAGTTGGCCGTAAGTATGCACTTCTCGGATAATTGCCGCGTTTTGCAATGCTGGAATAAAATGTTTACCCTCCGAAGCCTTGGCGAAGGGGGGCTTTTTGCGTGATAATACTTTCGAAGGTATTCTCAGGCGCAAAAGCGCGAATAGTTTATCTTGTTTGGTGTCCTCAAAAGATAAGAAAATTTCTTTTCCGCCCGATGCCGGATAATCCATTCTTTTTAATTTTAGATTTTTAGGCGCGAATGTTTTATCTTTGATCTCGCGGCAGCGGATGCATCGGCAATGCAGAATATCTTGGCGAGTTTTTTGCTCGATTATTTGGCGCAGGTTGGAAATCTTACTTCCGGCGATAATGCTTTGCGAAGGGATATCGCGCACAAGGCGCATAATTCGGACATAGGGCGGAATATCTTTTTTTATATCAATCAAAAGATTCAGCAGTTGCTTGTCGGAGTATGGCTTGTATTTACCTCGTTTCCACCATTGATAAAGCTCGGAATTTTTTACCACTACGGTCGGATAAATTTTTAAAATATCCGGCTGGAAGTTTTTGTTGCTGAAAATCTCTCGAAACATTTTTTTATCGCGGCTTATGCTGGATCCGGGAAGATTCGGCATCATATGGTAATTGATCTTTAGCCCGGCGTCTTTCAGAAGTTTTGTAGCTTGAATGGTTTGGGAAATATTGTGTCCGCGTTTATTTAATTTTAAGACATCGTCATAAATGCTTTGTACGCCGAGCTCTACCCGAGTTACGCCGAGTTCGCGCAGTTTCAAAACTTCTTTTTCATTAATATAGTCTGGCCGGGTCTCAATAGTAATACCGACAAGACGATGTTTAGATTTCTCGTTTATTTTTTTAATTTGTTTTAAAGTTTGTGTTTTGGAATTTTTGATTTGTTTGGGATTTGGGATTTGGGATTTGGGATTTGTGGCAAAAGTATTTGCCGCTTGGTAGCATCTTTTAATAAATTCGTATCTATACTTATCCGGTATGGAACTAAAAGTCCCTCCAATAATAATTAATTCTATCTTGTCTGTAGGGTGGCCGGAATTTTCCAGTCCCTCAAGGCGCGTTTGGACTTGCCGGTATGGATCAAAGTCGTTGGCAATTGCCCGCATTACCGCCGGTTCGTTGGAAAGATAGCTTTTGGGCATGCCTTTTTCTGTGGGGCAATAAAGGCAATTGCCCGGACAGCCGAAGTCTTTGGTCAGCACCGCTACTACTGCTACGCCGGATTGGGAGCGCACTTTTCGAGTGCGGAGGAGGTTTTTTATCTCTTCTTGGCGGCTCAAAGAGGGCTTAAGCGCGCCGCTTTTTATCATTGTATTATACTCTTTAAGGAGTATAATATTTGTAGGCGTTTTAAGGTATTTTTTGCCGAATTTCCGCTTCAAAACGGAAAGAGCGTCAGGATTATTGACGTTGTTTTTAATGATTAATCTAATAAGCTGTTGGTTAATTGTCATCCCGTTTTTATTTATTATTGCAAGATATGGATATTCAATACGCAAAATTTTTAATGGAAAAAACCAAGCGAGATTACGATGAAATTGCCGAGGAATTTTCGGCTACTCGGAAGTCTATGTGGCCGGAGCTCGGGGATTTGGATAAATACGCGGAAGAAGGCGATAGTGTTCTTGACATCGGCTGCGGAAACGGCAAACTTTTCGGATTTTTGGCGGAGAAAAGAAAAAATTTTTCGTATGTCGGTTTGGATATTTCGGAAAATCTTATAAATATTGCGAAACAGAATTTTAAAGCGGAAAATGCCGAATTTAAGGTTTTTGACGGAATCGAAATTCCATATGCTGAAAATAGCTTTGATATTATTTATTGTCTCGCCACATTGCCTCATCTTCCTGGCCGCGAAATGCAGATAAACTTCTTGGAAAATGTCCGAAAAATTGCGAAACCCGGGGCAAAACTGATCATAACTTGCTGGAATCTTTGGCAGTTTAAGTTTATCAAATATCAAGCAAAAATGATAGTTAATTGTATCACAGATAAGATTTTAGGCAAGGATGAGTATGATTGGGGTGATTTGTATATTCCTTGGAAAAAACGCGGAGTTCCGCCGATTTTTCGCTTTTATCATGCTTTTACACTTGCTGAATTAAATAGTATTTTGAAAAAAGCGGGATGGGAAGTGGAAGAAATCGGTTATAAAAATCGCAACGGGAAGAAAAATTTCAATCTTTTCGCAGTGGCAAGAAAACCGATATAGTTAAAGTATGTTAAAAAGCAGGGTATTTCGCTCCGCTTTTTAAAATAGTGTTTTTAGTTGATTTTAAGCGGGTTTTGGGGTAAAATTAGGTAATAGTTGAATTTAAGGAAAATAATTATGCAAGAACAAGCGAAAGAAAAAATAAAAGCGCTGGTGGAAAAATACGAGAAAATCAAGAGTTCGGGGAAATTAAAATCATATACCGAAGAAGAAACCAAGAAAGATCTAATCCTTCCTCTTTTGGAAGCGCTGGGCTGGAATGTTTTCGACAAAAACGAAGTTTCAGCCGAAGAACATATCATTTCTTCTGGCAGGGTTGATTACGGGATCTATCTTAACGGCAGGGCTAAATTTTATCTGGAAGCAAAAAAGCTTAGCGCGGATTTGCAGCGAGAGGATTTTGCCAACCAATCAATTCGCTATTCGTGGAACAAAGGCGTGACTTGGGCCGTTTTGACCGATTTTGAAAGTTTTAAAGTATTCAATGCTCAAGAAATTGATAAATCGCTGGCGGATAAATTGCTTTTTGAAATCCCTTATACCCAATATCTTGAACGTTTTGACGAACAATTAAGCCTTCTTTCCAAAGAAGCGTTTGAAAAAGGCCTGATTGATAAATACGCCGAGGAACACGGCAAAAAACTGCAAAAAATATCCGTAAGCGCGCTTTTATACAAAGATTTGCAAAAAGCCAGAGATATTCTTACTAAAAGTCTGGCGGCGTGGAATGAAAAAGTTCCCAAAGACCTGCTTGACGAAGGCGTGCAAAAATTGCTTGATCGCCTTATATTTCTTAGAGTAGCCGAAGATCGCGGCGTTGAGCCGCCGACATTGATTCCGATGATTAGGCAGTGGCAGGCCAGAAGCAAACAAGAACGCATTTACAAATCAATGATTGAGAAATTTCGGGAATTCGATAAGATTTATAATTCCAATTTATTCTCGCCGCATCCTTTTGAAGAGTGGGAAGAATACGACGACTCGACTGAAAAGGTGATTAATATTCTCTATGGTAAAAAAGGATATTATGAATACGATTTCAGCGCGATGCCGGCCGATGTGTTGGGTAGCGTTTACGAGAATTATCTGGGCTATCGGCTTTCACAGTCCAAAAAAGGAATGACTGTTGATAAGGATGCCAAAAAGCGCAAAGAGCAAGGTATTTATTACACGCCGACTTTTGTGGTTGATTATATTGTCAAAAACGCTTTGGGTCCGGTTTTGGCTGAATGTAAAAGCATCACCGATCTTAAAAAAATCAAGGTTCTTGATCCGGCTTGCGGTTCGGGCTCGTTTCTTGTCAAGGCTTTGGAAGCGATAAATGATAAATATAAGGATTTCGGCGCTGACGGCGGGGTTTATACCAAGCTTCAGATTTTAACCGAAAATATCTACGGGGTTGATCTTGACGAACAGGCGGTGGAAATCGCCAGATTGAATTTGTTGATTAACGCTTTGGATAGCAAGATTAAACTGCCGTCGCTCGCGAAAAATATTAAAAATGGTAATTCACTGATCTCCGACACCGACGAAGAATTAAAAAAATATTTTGGCAAAAATTTCAGGGACAAAAAGCCATTTAATTGGCAGGAAGAATTTCCAGAAGTTTTCGCGCAAGGCGGTTTTGATGTGATTATTGGCAATCCGCCGTATATTTTTGCTCGTGGCGGTAATTTTGATGAAAATGAAAAGAAATATTATTATGATAACTTTAAATTGCAGCAGTATCAACTAAATACTTTTTTGCTTTTTATAGAGCAAGGTTATAATTTATTAAAACAAAACGGCGAGTTTGGTTTTATTGTTCCCAATAATTGGTTGACTATAAATTCATTTTCAAAACTGAGAGAATTTTTGCTAAAAAATGTTGCTGATTTAAAAATTATTAACGCTATCGAAACTGTTTTTGATCAAGCTAGTGTGGATACAGGCCTTTTGTTATTTCAAAAATCAAAACCGACAGAAATTCAACTTGGGGAATTGAAAGAGGGTAATATGCTCGATTTAACTACCTATAAACCAGAAAATTTCTATCAAAATGATTTTATTATTAATATTTCAAAATCTAAGAATGTTAACGATAACAATATTTTGAGTAAATTTGAAAAATGTGTTCAACTTAATGAAATTGCGATTGTAAAATCTGGGCTAAAAGCATACGAAGTCGGAAAAGGTATTCCTGCTCAAACTAAACAAATGAAGGATGATAGAGTTTATCATTCAAAAACAAAAATTGATCAAAATTATTTTCCCTACTTAGAAGGTAAAAATGTTCAAAGGTTTAAAATAAACTGGAGTGGTTGGTATTTGAAATACGGAAAATGCCTTGCTGCCTCCCGAGAAGAAAAGTTATTTAAAAGTGAAAGAATTTTAGTTAGGCAAATTCCGTCTCCTTTTCCTAGTTGTATAAACGGTGTATTTACCAATAAAGATTATTTAAACGATATAAACAGCATGATAATTTATGCTTCTACTAAAGAGTATAATCTTAAATATATTTTAGGGGTTATAAACTCTAGATTAATTTCTTATTGGTTTGTAAAGACTTTTGATAAATTTCAGAGAAAGATATTTCCGCAATTTAAGGTTAATGAGCTTGCAAAATTTCCTATTTATCCAGCCAACAGGAAGCAACAGATGACTGTTGTAAATTTAGTTAATAAAATGCTTGCGTTTAACGAGGAGCTTTTAGAAGCTCCCAAAAATTCCAATAAATGGAATTCGATAAAAGAGGAAATTGAGAAGACGGATAGAAAAATAGACAAGGAAGTTTATGAGCTTTATGGATTGAGGGAGGAGGAAATTAGGATCGTGGAAAATATATGAATGTAAAAGATAAACAAATTTTAAAAGATTCAATTGATGTTATTATTTCAAATATTCCAGCATTGAATATTGCTTGGGGGTTAAGTAGAGCACTTTATGGAGCGGGGTTGAAATTACGGGAACAAAGAGCTTTGGAGTGGGTGGAGATGGTAAGGGATAATCCAGAAGTTTTTACTCAGGAAATATTGCAACAGGAAGAGTTTCAGGACGGATTTGTGTTTTCTCTTGAAAAGTATTTAACATCACGAAACGAAGAAAAACGTAGATATTTTCGGAATATATTTTTAGGATATTCTAAAAATGATAATAAATACGAGTTTGAATTGGAAAGATTTGTTCATGTTTTGTCGCAACTAAGTTTAGAAGATATAGATGTTCTTAAATATGTTAATGTTAAAACTCGCAATAGTTACCAAGTTTTTGACGATTCAAAGTGCTTATCAAGCATTTATCATTTGATTAATTTAGGTATTTTATACAATGATCCTTCGTCTCGAGTTGGTCCTATTGAATTTCCGTTTGTTTATACTTCGACACTCGGGATAAATTTTATTAAATACCTTAAAAATGAAAAATGTTTGGCCAATAAAAAATAGGAGAAATATATGAATGATAACGATTTATTAAAAATATTTTTAGCCGCGCAAGAATGGCAAACATTCGAATGCAAAAGAGCTGCCATTAAACCTGCTGATTTATTAGAAACAGCGGTTGCTTTTGCAAATGCCGATGGCGGTCTTGTTGTTATAGGTCTTGAAGATTCCATGAAGGCTCAAGGAGAAAAAAGGTTTATTGGAATTAGTGAGAACGCGAGTAATGTTTCTGACTTTTTGAAACTGCTAGAAAAAGAAATCGAACCGCCGCTTATGTTGTGGGGAAAGTTTGAGCTTGATATTACAAACACGCAAGGCAAGGCGGATAAGCTTGTGGTAATAAATATTAAAAAGAGCAATGATGTGCACTCGCTTAAAAGAGGCGATACTTTCGTGAGGAAAGGCCATCAAAATGTTAAAATTGGCTCTACGGAAATAATACGGCTTAAATATGAAAAAGGCGCCATAAAGTTTG
Coding sequences within:
- a CDS encoding tRNA uridine(34) 5-carboxymethylaminomethyl modification radical SAM/GNAT enzyme Elp3, whose product is MTINQQLIRLIIKNNVNNPDALSVLKRKFGKKYLKTPTNIILLKEYNTMIKSGALKPSLSRQEEIKNLLRTRKVRSQSGVAVVAVLTKDFGCPGNCLYCPTEKGMPKSYLSNEPAVMRAIANDFDPYRQVQTRLEGLENSGHPTDKIELIIIGGTFSSIPDKYRYEFIKRCYQAANTFATNPKSQIPNPKQIKNSKTQTLKQIKKINEKSKHRLVGITIETRPDYINEKEVLKLRELGVTRVELGVQSIYDDVLKLNKRGHNISQTIQATKLLKDAGLKINYHMMPNLPGSSISRDKKMFREIFSNKNFQPDILKIYPTVVVKNSELYQWWKRGKYKPYSDKQLLNLLIDIKKDIPPYVRIMRLVRDIPSQSIIAGSKISNLRQIIEQKTRQDILHCRCIRCREIKDKTFAPKNLKLKRMDYPASGGKEIFLSFEDTKQDKLFALLRLRIPSKVLSRKKPPFAKASEGKHFIPALQNAAIIREVHTYGQLVPIAEKGTRNAQHIGLGKQLIAEAERIVREEFGIKKIAVISGIGVRDYYRKLSYRLKDEYMVKNL
- a CDS encoding class I SAM-dependent methyltransferase, with product MDIQYAKFLMEKTKRDYDEIAEEFSATRKSMWPELGDLDKYAEEGDSVLDIGCGNGKLFGFLAEKRKNFSYVGLDISENLINIAKQNFKAENAEFKVFDGIEIPYAENSFDIIYCLATLPHLPGREMQINFLENVRKIAKPGAKLIITCWNLWQFKFIKYQAKMIVNCITDKILGKDEYDWGDLYIPWKKRGVPPIFRFYHAFTLAELNSILKKAGWEVEEIGYKNRNGKKNFNLFAVARKPI
- a CDS encoding N-6 DNA methylase — protein: MQEQAKEKIKALVEKYEKIKSSGKLKSYTEEETKKDLILPLLEALGWNVFDKNEVSAEEHIISSGRVDYGIYLNGRAKFYLEAKKLSADLQREDFANQSIRYSWNKGVTWAVLTDFESFKVFNAQEIDKSLADKLLFEIPYTQYLERFDEQLSLLSKEAFEKGLIDKYAEEHGKKLQKISVSALLYKDLQKARDILTKSLAAWNEKVPKDLLDEGVQKLLDRLIFLRVAEDRGVEPPTLIPMIRQWQARSKQERIYKSMIEKFREFDKIYNSNLFSPHPFEEWEEYDDSTEKVINILYGKKGYYEYDFSAMPADVLGSVYENYLGYRLSQSKKGMTVDKDAKKRKEQGIYYTPTFVVDYIVKNALGPVLAECKSITDLKKIKVLDPACGSGSFLVKALEAINDKYKDFGADGGVYTKLQILTENIYGVDLDEQAVEIARLNLLINALDSKIKLPSLAKNIKNGNSLISDTDEELKKYFGKNFRDKKPFNWQEEFPEVFAQGGFDVIIGNPPYIFARGGNFDENEKKYYYDNFKLQQYQLNTFLLFIEQGYNLLKQNGEFGFIVPNNWLTINSFSKLREFLLKNVADLKIINAIETVFDQASVDTGLLLFQKSKPTEIQLGELKEGNMLDLTTYKPENFYQNDFIINISKSKNVNDNNILSKFEKCVQLNEIAIVKSGLKAYEVGKGIPAQTKQMKDDRVYHSKTKIDQNYFPYLEGKNVQRFKINWSGWYLKYGKCLAASREEKLFKSERILVRQIPSPFPSCINGVFTNKDYLNDINSMIIYASTKEYNLKYILGVINSRLISYWFVKTFDKFQRKIFPQFKVNELAKFPIYPANRKQQMTVVNLVNKMLAFNEELLEAPKNSNKWNSIKEEIEKTDRKIDKEVYELYGLREEEIRIVENI